TCACCACAACTTCACGGCCTTGAATATTCCTCCTGAGCACCCTGCTCGAGACATGCAGGACACGTTTTATCTGCAAGACAACTTGTTGTTGCGCACCCACACCTCGCCGGTGCAGATCCGACACCTGGAAATCAATCCACCACCGGTGCGGATTGTGGCTCCAGGCCGGGTGTATCGGCGGGATGCGGTGGATGCCACCCATTCGCCTGTGTTTCATCAGGTGGAGGTGCTGGCGATTGATGAGGGCTTGGATTTCAGCCACCTGCGCGGAACGGTGATGCAGTTCCTCAAGGCGTTCTTTGGCGACCTACCGGTGCGCTTTCGCGCCAGTTACTTCCCGTTCACAGAACCCTCTGCGGAGGTGGACGTCCAATGGCGAGGGCGTTGGTTGGAAGTGATGGGGTGCGGAATGGTGGATCCGGCGGTGCTGGAGGGGTTAGGCCTGGACCCCGATCGATGGAGCGGTTTTGCGGCCGGTTTGGGCGTGGAACGGTTCTGCATGGTGCGTCATGGCATTGACGACATCCGCCGCCTGTACACCAGTGATCTGCGCTTTCTCGATCAGTTTTGATGCAAATCATTCATTTTGTTGATCTGCAGATCACCCGTATCAAAACAAGAGTTGATCTCGATACCAATTGCAGAATTTGACCAAGATTTTTAAGCTAAGTATCTGTAAGTCCAGAAATATTGAATTTGCAATCTTAAATGGTTGAAGGGCATAGGAAGTTGATTAAGCCATCTGAGATGCCAATGCTTTTCGTGATTCAGAGGTGTTGCTGTTCCATACTCATAAAGCTGACAGTACTGATTTCTTGTGTGACGAGCATCGATGTTTTTTCTTTTGCGCGTTGACTCAAGGGCTTGATGAATATTCAGACTTTAAGGTGATTGAAAATAATAATTTTTTGCAAACCTGCTTGATTGCATGAACATTGAGCATCACTCAGCATTTGATTTATTACTCCATCAGACTGTCATGTAGTATTCGGATAAGCAATCTAATTCCATCGTCTTTTTTTAAATGATCGAATGAAGGGATGCCGCTTTCTTTGAATTCTCTCAGATCATCTCTTAATTCTGGATGGAATTGACAAGTAAACGATCTGCGTGTCTGCCGAGTGTCGTAGTCTCTGTAGTTGATGCATGTAGCGGCAACTTCTGTGCATAGCCTCCCTTCAGCAGTTGTTGAACACAGTATCTCAATACTGCTTGGAAGGTTGAACAGCCAAGATAGTTCAGATATTACAAGCTGGTTCCTAGCTGGCAGAAGCGTTTGATAGAGATTGCGATAGGCCCAATTAGCAAATAATATAGCTTCTTCGTTAACTTCATCGGTATGGAACATAACAATGTTTAGGTCCTTTTCGTGAGAGATTGATTCTTCAATTACGCCATCATATTCTTCTGCTGTTATTGCTTGAGCGGTCAGTAATTCGGATAGTTCAAGGTCAGGATGGGGATTGGATTTTTCATAGTGAACGATTTCACAGTGACCCGCCTCCGGAACCTCATTAATCCCTACGGCAAATTCTGGATGATCCCAGCCCTCCGCGACGATTTTGTCGTCTTTTACTATTCTAAGTTTTGCGCCTAGGGTCTGAATTCTATTGCAGACTTGCTTTAAAGCATTTCTAGAATTAGGTTGATTGATTAGGATTTCATCAATCGTTTCCATGATTTCATAAGTTGCTTTTTTGATTAACCGTATGTGTGCTTGAGCGGCAAGCTGATGCCCAAGGCATATGAATATAGAGGGAGCACTTCTAAGTCGCCTGGATAAAATAAGTTCTTCACTTAAATAGAGGAGATCGCTATGTGAGCAATTGGTATTTTTAAATGATTTGCTGTCGCGTACTGTTGGATGTCCGCCTTCAAATACAACAGCTAGAGAAGAAGTAAGAACATGAGCAAGTTTTTTTTATCCATTAGACCTGATTTCCACAAAGGGAAAACGATTGAGTCACAATCGGCAATTCTCTGAGCAAGCCATGCAACATTGATAGAAGCTCTCACGGGTTCGCCAATCGTGTTGAATCCAACATGATCAGCAGGTTCGACAATGCAAATGGATTGATTGAATGAGAATGGAGTATTGATTAGAGTATCAAGATCTTCTTGGGATGCAATCTCTTTTTCTAGTGGAGCAGAATCACCCCATCCATATTTTATTGAATCAGATGTATCATTGCTATAATGAGTTTGTAATAAGCTTGGAGAATGCCTATCTCTTAAGAATTCAGACAATAGGATCTGAATGGATTTGAAGCTTGACTTTCCAGGTCGGTAAAATCCAGGAAGCACTCGCCAGGATATTTTTTTATCCATCATCAAGTCAGCAATTTATATATCTAAATTCTATACCATTAGTTCATTCGCTTGCCTTGCAGAACTTGCCGCTATTTTCTTTGTATCTGTAGTTTTTGCTACATTCTTGCGAATAGGTTGGACGAATTCGTATTGAATCAGTGAGGTTCGACCTTTTGAATTGAGAAAAAGATGGAGTGATTCTGTTTTTCATGTACTCGCCCTTGTAATGCTTTTGTGATTGTCAGGTCTTTAGTATTTGTTTAGTGGCGCCAGCGAAGCAGCTCGCTGTCGATATTTTTTTATTAATAATGTGTACGTTTGCAGTATGTGCTTATTAGCTTGAGTCTGCATCTCTGTCTAGGTTCTGGTATTGAATTGAATTTATATCATCTATTTCTTGTTGCTGAGATTAAATGTGTTTAGGAACTGGATTGAATTGGAGCTCTTGGCTGAGATTGCTGAAAAGTCCGTTGATTTCAAGGTTGTGGTGGTTCAGACTTGCTTTGCCTATCAAGACTCCTCCAATGCAGGCTATGTCGATTCTTTGGGGGTATGGGGACCGCTTTTGCAAGTGTCGCTTGAGTGAAGGTCAATTGAAGTCTTCATACCCTCTGATGACTGCTCCAGTCCATTGATGCACCCAAGACTTTTGTTGTTTACCGCTGCTTAAATGTCAGTCCTCAGTGTGTTCGATGGTTCCTCACGAGCCTTGGAGATCGTTCGGATCGTCTCCCGCCATGAGTGGTCGTTTCTCTCTCAGCTCCTCAACCGAGGCGATGCTTCTGAAACGCGGCTGCCCCTGCCCTCGGTGCTGTGCAACATCCTCACGGAATTGGGCCCCGTTTACGTGAAGCTGGGCCAGCTGTTGAGCACACGCCCCGATCTCCTGGGGGACGACTACATCGCGGCGTTGAGCCAATTGCAGGCGGATGTTCCGGCTGTGCCCTGGGAGCAATTGAAACCCCAATTGGAGCAAGAGCTGGGCTGCTCGGTTGACGAGGCCTTCTCAACCTTCGATGAAACGCCGATTGCGGCTGGAAGTGTGGGGCAGGTATATAGGGCGAGCTTGCCTGAGCTGGGTGCCGTGGCGGTGAAGGCCTTGCGGCCCGGGATTGCTGCCCAGGTGGAAGAAGACGGTCGCTTGCTGCGCAAGATTGCCGCCCTTGCTGCAGCCACGTCTCTCGGCAGTTTGTATGACTTTGTCGGTCTTGCCGACCAGGTGCTGGAGGCCTTGGTGCGCGAGCTGGATTTCAGAATTGAGGCCTCCAACACGCTGCGGTTGCAGCGCAGTTTGGAGGAATCGAACTTTGTTCCAAACGGACAGATTCGCCTTCCTCAGGTGGTGAAGTCCTTGTCGGGCCGTAGCGTTTTGGTGCTCGAGTGGATCGAGGGCGCATCGATCCTCAGCCCTGCAGGTCGGGAGGCCCTCGAGGCTGGGCCGGGCTTGGTGGCCACCACCACGGCCCTGCTTGGCGCTTTTGTGCAGCAATACTTCGTGGATGGGTTCTTTCATGCCGATCCCCATCCCGGCAATCTCAAAGTGCTCGCCGATGGCAAGGTGATCCTGCTGGATGCGGGCATGGTGGGTCAGTTTGATCCGCGCACGCGCAGCAACCTGCTGGATCTTGTCTTGGCGCTGATCAATCAGGACGGTGCCCGTGCAACCGATGTGTTGGAGCAAATTGCGCCACCGGCACGGGGGGGGAAAGTGGATCGTCAGCATTTGCAGCGCCAGCTGGATCAGCTGATTGCTCTCAGTTTTTCCAAGCCGTTGGAGGAATTGAATTTCGCCCTGTTCCTCGCTTCCTTGCTGCAGCTGGCGAACCGCTCTGGGTTAAGGGTGCCGGGAACCCTGGGCCTGTTTGTGAAGTCCGTCACCAATTTGGAAGGGGTGGGCAATTCTTTGAACCCGGCCTTCAGTTTCACCGGGGAGATGCAGCCGTTGGTGGCCCAGCTCCTGGCCCGTGCCGTGATGCTGCCTCAAGAACGGCTGATGCAGTTTGGCCTCGATTTACGCAATCTCACGATTGATTCTCCGCGGCAGTTGAGTCAGCTGTTGCGGCGCTTTAGCAGTGATGAATTGGTGTTTGCCATTCAGCTGGAGGGGCTTGATGCCATGCGCGCCAGCTTGGACCGGATGTCGCAACGGGTGTCGTTGGCGATTCTTGTGGCATCGCTGCTGCTGAGTGCCACGGTGATGGCCACCTTGGCCCAACAACCTCTGCTGAGGGATGTCAGCGAGGGGTTATTTGTTGGGGCCACTCTGTTTGGCCTCTGGTTGATCGTCTCGTTGCTGCGCTCGAGTCGTCGATGAGTGCGATCAGGACAAGCCCATCAGCCAGGGGTATTTGAGTCCAAACAGATCCAGTTGATCCATCACGCGTTTGTTGATGCTGCGCCCGAGCACAACCTGTGGTTCGTCGGCGCGAATCGGGATCACAGGGTGTGGAAGGGCCTGAGATGGCGTTGTTCCGGAGATGATCTCGCGTCTGAGCAGTGAATTTCCGGCTTCTAAACCACAGACATAGGCACGCTCCTGGCAGAGCCCTTTGGCGCCGAATTCCCGATCTCCCATTCGCACCCAGTCGCCCGCGCAGACGATCGAGGCCACGGAGGTTTCCAGCGGTGGGCGCTGCTGGAAACTTCCCGGGGAAAACAGCGACACCGACCCCGGATAACGCTGCACCTCCTGATCCACCACCTGGGCTGTGCGGAAGGCCGGCTGCACCATCGGCAACAACTCCTGCATCAGGGAATCGACAATCCCCTGATCGCTGAGTTCAGCTATCGCTGTGGCGTTATAGAAGTCGCTTGCGACCACAGACCCTTGCACGGGATCAGCACCCCAGAGCTCCTGCTGACTGTCCGCTTGCAGCTGATCCAGCATGAAGAAGGTGGCGCCGGATCCTTGCAGGGCCGGACAACGCGACAACACATTGGCGGGATCGGCAACCGGCACCTTGCGATCAAGCCACAAGCGCACGGACACCACGTCAATGGCGTTGAGATGGCCGGCTTGCACCAGCTCCGGGGATAGAGCCGCACACTCCGGTGAGTTGGCCATCAGGGCCCCCATCCCCTTGGCGCCCACCGCCAGCACCACGGCATCCACAGCCTTGATCACAGCGCTGCGGCCGCTGCTGACCGAGAGGGTCTCCACCGAGCTCACCGATCTGCCATTGGGGGAGACGTTCAGGCGTGATGCCAACGTTCCGCCGAGGACTTCCAGATGATGTTGGTGGCGCAAGCGCTGACTGAGTGGAGCCAACAGTTGCTCTGCGATGCTCTTGCGCTTGATCCAGCGCACATCAAAAGAATCCTGATGGGCCAAGGCGTAGTAGTACAGCAACTCCATCGTCACCGCCGCTGAGAGCTCTTCCGGTGGCTTGAACAGCCCCACCAGCAGGATTGGCCGCAGGAACTCATTGATCATCCGATCGCTGATCCGCAACTGCTTGAACAGCGTGAGGGCATCGATGCCGTCGTACTGCTGGTACACCGCGTCGTTGCGGTTTAAATCGAGCATGGCGACCAGCAGCCCGGCGATGCTGAGTCGATCGGAGACCGGCAACCGCTTGAAGTTGTTGAAGGTGGCGAAGGCCTGGCCCAGAGGGCTGGGTAGCTGAGGGCCATCACCAAACACCGGCGCTGTGGCTTCTAAGCCATCGGGAGACCAGAAGGCGCTGGTGGTGAACTCGGTGAAAATCTCGCCGAGCTGGAGCTCTTCCGTGAGGGCGTTGATGTTGGGATAGTCCTTCCAAAATCCCCGCGTCCCGGCCTCGAAGGGTTTGCCGCTTGGGGTGGTGAGCGGCGTGCTGCCGGTGGGATCACTGATCCCGTCGATCAAGGTCACGCGCACCCCGGCCTGGCAGAGGGATTTGGCGGCACCCCAGCCGGCCCATCCCGCTCCGATCACAACCACATGGGACGGGGTGTTGCTTGGCATCGCTTGGGTTCGCCTCAGGGGGTGACTGAAACGCTACGCAGGGCCGGCTCTTAGGGGAGGGGCTGAGGGGAGGGGCTGGATTCAAAAAACAACCCGACGCTGCTGGGCGCCGATTTTTCTCATAAAGTGGTGCCGTTCTTTTGAAGCGCGATCGGTGCCCAGGGTCGGACTGATCGTGAATGACGGGAAGTCACTTGCCGTTGAGACCGCTCAAACGATTCAGGAGCGGCTGGAACTCGCCGGCCATGAGGTGGTGCGGGCAAGCAGTTCTGGAGGAATGGTGGGTTTCGCCAACCCAGACCAGCACCTGCGCATGCTCGGGTACAACGCCTGTGTGCCCGAGGGATTTGATCCTTCGATGGTGCTGGCGATTGTGTTGGGAGGCGATGGCACCGTGCTGTCAGCAGCCCGCCAAACAGCACCGATTGGGGTGCCGATTTTAACGATCAACACCGGTCATCTCGGCTTTCTTGCGGAGGCTTACCTCGGTGATCTCGACAAGGCTCTCGAGCAGATTCTCACCGAGCGCTGGACGATCGAAGAGCGCGCCAACATGGTGGTGAGCGTGATGCGCGGAGATCAAAGGCGCTGGGAAGCCTTGTCTCTCAACGAGATGGCGTTGCACCGAGAGCCGCTCACCAGCATGTGCCATTTCGAAATTGCGATTGGCCGGCATGCACCTGTTGATATTTCTGCTGATGGAGTGATCCTGTCGACCCCGACAGGATCGACGGCCTATGCCCTTAGCGCTGGCGGCCCTGTGATCACCCCCGAATGCCCGGTGTTGCAACTCACGCCGATTGCGGCCCATTCCTTGGCATCGCGTGCGCTCGTTTTTAGCGATCAGGAACCCGTCACCGTCTTTCCAGCCACGCCGGAGCGCCTGATGATGGTGGTGGATGGAAGCGCAGGTTGTTACGTGTGGCCTGAGGACAGGGTTTTGATCCGGCGAAGTGACCATCCCGTGCGTTTTGTGCGCCTGTCGGACCATGAGTTTTTCCAGGTGTTGCGCAACAAGCTGGGCTGGGGCTTGCCCCATGTGGCGAAGCCTGATCGTCCATGAACGATCAGGGGGTGTTGTTGTTGGTTGGTTCTGAGGCCTTGCAGCTCAAAGATCGCCTAGAAGCCTCGGGCTACACAGCTTTGGAGTGGAGGGCTGGGGATCGAGCCATTGCCTCTGATGGCCAGCAGCCGATGGCTGCGCTTGTATCGCCGGGCCAGCTGCCTCAAGTGGGGCAGCTCCGCCAGTGGTTTGGAGCGCTGCCGATTTTGTTTGGTGTGAGCGAAGACAGCATTGAGGCGCGAGAGCTCTGCTTCAGTTCCGGGGCGGATGATTTCTGGTTGTCCAGAAGTGCACCAAGCGATCTCTTGCAACGCTTGCGCCTCCATCTGTCTCTTCAGAAACGCAGGGAAGAGCACTGTTCTGTGGTGGTGGTGGGTGATTTGCAGCTTGAAACCGCTAGCGGCCTCGTGCGTCGTGGCACGCGGCTGATTGGCCTAACGGAGCGCGAATCGTCGTTGCTGCTGTTGCTGTTCAAGCAGCGGGGCAAGGTGGTGAGTCGTGAGCAAATCCTGCGCGAGGTTTGGAACGATGAGCAGGGGATGTCGAGCAATGTGGTGGAGGTGTACATCCGCTATCTCCGCCAAAAGCTTGAGGAGGGTGGTGACACCCGCTTGATTCACACCATTCGTGGCCGTGGTTATTGCCTGAACCATGGCGTTCCTTTCCTGAAGAGCTCCTGATGGATGTATCTCCCCCGCAGCAATTGCCCCTTGAGGCGCAATGGTGCGTTCGCCCCGACACCTGTGTGCTCTTGGAAGTGGCAGATCAGCCCAACGAGCAACGGTTGGGTTTGATGCAGCGCCCGGCCTTGCCACCGCTGAGGGGAATGTGGTTTCCGTTTAAGCCGGCACGGCCGTTGCGCTTTTGGATGCTGAACACGCTTGCGCCACTCGACATGGTGTTTGTGCACCAGGATGAGGTGATTGCGATCGAGGCTGAGGTGCCGACCTGTCCGGCGTTGCCTTGCAAGAGCTTTGGACCGATGGCTGATGCGGACAGCGTGATTGAGCTAGGGGCAGGAGAGGCCAAGCGCCTGGGGCTTGCGATCGGAGACGCGGTGGTGATCGAAACGATCCAACCGGCAATGTCAGCCAATGAAGCAGAGATGGTACGTCCTAGAGACTAAAGTGTTACGTATAGGTAACACAAAAGTGTCTAGCTGAAGAATCCTTTGGATTGGAGCCACAGCCCAACAGCGAGTAGGGGGCCAACCCCTGCAATGAAAAGGGTGATCTTGAGGCGCAGGGGTGACACCTGCGGTTTGCTTTCTCGAATCGACATCCTGACCACCTTCAAAGGGCATGATTCTGCTCCTTTTTCGTTCGATCGCGTCAGGCTCAGTCCTGCCGAGGGGCGCTTCCCTTGAGGATCAACACCGGATTCATCGGAGCAAGCCGGGTGCCATCGGCCAGCGGTTGGCCGCGCCAGGCCTGCTGCTGACTCACCTTCACCGAGTACTTGGCGGCCTCGAGCACTGGCCTCAGCTCCGCTAAGGCTTCCAAGGTGGCAAGAGGAATCACCACGTCACCCTCGGGGGCCATGCACTGGATCACCTGCTCCAGCAGGGCCCTGCGTTTGCGGCCACCGCCACCAATCAGCACCCGGTCGGGGGCAGCTAAGGCAGCGGGAAGGTTGGGGAGTTCTTCCATGGCATCCCCCTCCAGCACTGCTGCTGGTTGAACCCCGAGGCGTTTGGCATTGGCGGCGATGAGCGAAGAACCACCGCTGCGCTGTTCAATGCAAAGCAACTGCAACTGCGGCCGCAGCCGCAGCGCTTCCAGGCCCACGCTGCCGGTGCCAGCACCAAGATCCCAGAGCACGCCGCTTGCAGGAAGGTTGAGCTCAGCGAGCAATTGGATCCGCACCTCCCGTTTGGTCATCAAGCCGGGGCGGTCGCTGTGTTGGAGAAACACACCATCCTCCAGGCCAAACAGAGGAAGTTGATCGGCGGGTGGAGCCGCTTGAGCTTCCGCGAGCAACACCACCAAATGCAGGGGGTGCAAATCGCTAGGCGTGGCTTGGCAGGGGGCCAGCCGTTGCACGCGCTCACTGCTGTGACCAAGCGATTCGCAGAGCCAGAGGGCATAGGCCGATTCCAGGCCGCTGCTGCGCAAGCTTTGGCGCACCTCGTCTACGCCACCGCGACTGGGATCGGTGAGCACGGCCAAGGCGCTGGGGCGTTGTTGCAAGCGCTGAGCGAGGGGTGCTGGGTCACGGCCATGCAGGCTGAGCCATTGCGCGTCCTGCCAGGGCCTGCCCAGTCGGGAAAATGCCAGTTGCAAGGACGAGGGGCCTGGATGAAAGCGCAGACGTTCGCGTCCCAGACGCTCGATCAAGATCCGGCCGATACCGAACCACAACGGATCACCGCTGGCCAGCACCACCGCGCGCTGATCCCTCCCGAGGGCCAACAACTCCTCGCTTAGAGCGATTGGATTGTCACTGGCGATGCAACGCTGGCCTGCTGGGCACGCAGACCATTGCTGCAGTGCAGGGAGCATCCGTTTTGGGGCTGCCAGCAGGT
This portion of the Synechococcus sp. ROS8604 genome encodes:
- a CDS encoding AarF/ABC1/UbiB kinase family protein: MSVLSVFDGSSRALEIVRIVSRHEWSFLSQLLNRGDASETRLPLPSVLCNILTELGPVYVKLGQLLSTRPDLLGDDYIAALSQLQADVPAVPWEQLKPQLEQELGCSVDEAFSTFDETPIAAGSVGQVYRASLPELGAVAVKALRPGIAAQVEEDGRLLRKIAALAAATSLGSLYDFVGLADQVLEALVRELDFRIEASNTLRLQRSLEESNFVPNGQIRLPQVVKSLSGRSVLVLEWIEGASILSPAGREALEAGPGLVATTTALLGAFVQQYFVDGFFHADPHPGNLKVLADGKVILLDAGMVGQFDPRTRSNLLDLVLALINQDGARATDVLEQIAPPARGGKVDRQHLQRQLDQLIALSFSKPLEELNFALFLASLLQLANRSGLRVPGTLGLFVKSVTNLEGVGNSLNPAFSFTGEMQPLVAQLLARAVMLPQERLMQFGLDLRNLTIDSPRQLSQLLRRFSSDELVFAIQLEGLDAMRASLDRMSQRVSLAILVASLLLSATVMATLAQQPLLRDVSEGLFVGATLFGLWLIVSLLRSSRR
- a CDS encoding NAD(+) kinase, translated to MPRVGLIVNDGKSLAVETAQTIQERLELAGHEVVRASSSGGMVGFANPDQHLRMLGYNACVPEGFDPSMVLAIVLGGDGTVLSAARQTAPIGVPILTINTGHLGFLAEAYLGDLDKALEQILTERWTIEERANMVVSVMRGDQRRWEALSLNEMALHREPLTSMCHFEIAIGRHAPVDISADGVILSTPTGSTAYALSAGGPVITPECPVLQLTPIAAHSLASRALVFSDQEPVTVFPATPERLMMVVDGSAGCYVWPEDRVLIRRSDHPVRFVRLSDHEFFQVLRNKLGWGLPHVAKPDRP
- a CDS encoding response regulator transcription factor; amino-acid sequence: MNDQGVLLLVGSEALQLKDRLEASGYTALEWRAGDRAIASDGQQPMAALVSPGQLPQVGQLRQWFGALPILFGVSEDSIEARELCFSSGADDFWLSRSAPSDLLQRLRLHLSLQKRREEHCSVVVVGDLQLETASGLVRRGTRLIGLTERESSLLLLLFKQRGKVVSREQILREVWNDEQGMSSNVVEVYIRYLRQKLEEGGDTRLIHTIRGRGYCLNHGVPFLKSS
- a CDS encoding FAD-dependent oxidoreductase yields the protein MPSNTPSHVVVIGAGWAGWGAAKSLCQAGVRVTLIDGISDPTGSTPLTTPSGKPFEAGTRGFWKDYPNINALTEELQLGEIFTEFTTSAFWSPDGLEATAPVFGDGPQLPSPLGQAFATFNNFKRLPVSDRLSIAGLLVAMLDLNRNDAVYQQYDGIDALTLFKQLRISDRMINEFLRPILLVGLFKPPEELSAAVTMELLYYYALAHQDSFDVRWIKRKSIAEQLLAPLSQRLRHQHHLEVLGGTLASRLNVSPNGRSVSSVETLSVSSGRSAVIKAVDAVVLAVGAKGMGALMANSPECAALSPELVQAGHLNAIDVVSVRLWLDRKVPVADPANVLSRCPALQGSGATFFMLDQLQADSQQELWGADPVQGSVVASDFYNATAIAELSDQGIVDSLMQELLPMVQPAFRTAQVVDQEVQRYPGSVSLFSPGSFQQRPPLETSVASIVCAGDWVRMGDREFGAKGLCQERAYVCGLEAGNSLLRREIISGTTPSQALPHPVIPIRADEPQVVLGRSINKRVMDQLDLFGLKYPWLMGLS
- the cbiE gene encoding precorrin-6y C5,15-methyltransferase (decarboxylating) subunit CbiE, with the translated sequence MIDVIGTDAGAPGSLQPGAQRLVEQAHLLAAPKRMLPALQQWSACPAGQRCIASDNPIALSEELLALGRDQRAVVLASGDPLWFGIGRILIERLGRERLRFHPGPSSLQLAFSRLGRPWQDAQWLSLHGRDPAPLAQRLQQRPSALAVLTDPSRGGVDEVRQSLRSSGLESAYALWLCESLGHSSERVQRLAPCQATPSDLHPLHLVVLLAEAQAAPPADQLPLFGLEDGVFLQHSDRPGLMTKREVRIQLLAELNLPASGVLWDLGAGTGSVGLEALRLRPQLQLLCIEQRSGGSSLIAANAKRLGVQPAAVLEGDAMEELPNLPAALAAPDRVLIGGGGRKRRALLEQVIQCMAPEGDVVIPLATLEALAELRPVLEAAKYSVKVSQQQAWRGQPLADGTRLAPMNPVLILKGSAPRQD
- a CDS encoding DUF192 domain-containing protein → MDVSPPQQLPLEAQWCVRPDTCVLLEVADQPNEQRLGLMQRPALPPLRGMWFPFKPARPLRFWMLNTLAPLDMVFVHQDEVIAIEAEVPTCPALPCKSFGPMADADSVIELGAGEAKRLGLAIGDAVVIETIQPAMSANEAEMVRPRD
- the pheS gene encoding phenylalanine--tRNA ligase subunit alpha, with protein sequence MSATISLQQLTDQLDALEAEAAVEIQAAADAAALEQLRVGLLGKKGRLSAVLGAMGKLPGDERPLVGQRANVLKTLVQQLLSERLEAVNSAAMAARMAAETLDVTAAPLGVPMGHRHPLITTTEEIVDLFCGLGYQVEEGPEVETDHHNFTALNIPPEHPARDMQDTFYLQDNLLLRTHTSPVQIRHLEINPPPVRIVAPGRVYRRDAVDATHSPVFHQVEVLAIDEGLDFSHLRGTVMQFLKAFFGDLPVRFRASYFPFTEPSAEVDVQWRGRWLEVMGCGMVDPAVLEGLGLDPDRWSGFAAGLGVERFCMVRHGIDDIRRLYTSDLRFLDQF